One Methanofollis sp. genomic window, TGCGATGCGCCGGGGCGGCGCCGAGGTGATGGAGATCTTCCGGTCCCTCTCGGAGAACGCCGGGATATATGGAGAGAGCGCCCTGGAGTTCAGGCAGGTGGTGCGGGACACAGACTACTTCGGCTCAGACGTCTTCACCGCCATCAGGCACCTGGCCCGGACGACGCCCTCGGTGAAGATGAAGGAGTTCCTGGAGAACTTCCTCTCTGTCGTCGAGAGCGGGGGGAACCTCTCCGCCTACCTGGAGACGCAGGTGCGGATCTTCCAGGACGAGGCGAGGTTCGAGCAGAAACAGTTCATCGCCACCCTTGAGTTCGTCGGTGAGGCCTATGTGACCGTCTTTGTGGCCGGTCCCCTCTTCCTCGTCATCGTGATGGTGGTGATGGGGCTGGTCGGCGGGTCGGCGGTCACCCAGTTGTCCCTCATCACATACGTGCTCATCCCGATAGGTTCCCTGATCATGCTCCTCTTCGTCGACCTCATCTCGGTCAGGGAGGACGTGCCCGAACGCTACACCCGCGTGAAGGTGCTCGACCACTTTAAAGATATCGGGGTTGTCGGGGAAGAGGATGAAGAACCGCTGTTTGCGCAGATGGCACATTACGACCGGGTCCGGGGGTTCAGGGCCTTTCTGCGCGACCCCTTCCGTGCCTTTATCCTCGACGCCAGGCTGACCTTCCTCGTCTCCGTCCCTGCCGCACTGGTCTATCTCGGCGCCGTCCTCCTCTCCCTGCCGCCAGGCCTGCCGGTCGAGACAGCCATCGCCCTGGTGGACGACCATGTGGTCATCGCCATCATTGCCGTCCTTGTTCCCTATGCGGTCTTCTACGGCCTCTGGAACAGGAAGGTAAGGGGCATCGAGGCCGGGGTGCCGGAGTTTCTCTCCAGGATGGCAGGGATGAACCAGGTCGGGCTGACCCTCGCCCGGGCACTCGTCATCCTGGTGCGGACCAACCTCGGCGTCCTCTCGTACGAGATCGGGCGGATCAACCGGGACGTTGCCTGGGGCGCCAGCGTCTCCGATGCGCTCGTCCGTTTTGAGAGGCGGGTGCGGACCCCGGCCGTCTCCCGGTCTGTCACCCTCATCACGACAGCAACGCGGATGAGCGGGAACATCTCGGAGATCCTCACCATCGCGGCAAAAGACGCCCGGATGTCGTCGGTGCTCAGGGAGGAACGGTCCTCGGCGATGCTCCTCTACCTTGCGGTCATCTACCTTGCCTTCTTCGTCTTCATCTTCGTCGTCGTCGTCATCGCCTCCCAGTTCCTCCCTGTCCTCGGCGATGTGGCAGCCTCGGCGGGTGAGATGGAGGGGGTGCTGCCGGGGTTCGGCACCGCCGCCCTCCTCCCTTTCGAGCGCCTCCTCTACCATGTCTGCCTCGTTCAGGCAGTCTTCTCCGGTCTTGTCGCCGGGAAGATGGGCGAGGGCTCGGTGCGGGCCGGCGTGAAGCATGCCTCTGTGATGCTTGTCGTCGCGCTCGCCGCCTTCAACCTGCTGGTATGAGGTCGGCGTGTTGCCCGCGGCCCCTCCTGAAAAAACCAATATTTTTTATATTCGGGAAATGATCTCACCTGTATGTGCTCTATCGGCGGAGGCACGGATATCGAACTGGAGGAGCGGGTGAAGGGAAAGACCTACAAATGCAGGGAATGCGGAGAACACTTCAAAACGGTCGGAAAACACCCGGTCTGCCCCTGCTGCCAGTCGGAGGACGTCGAGCAGACATGATCCTCCACCCGGGTGAGGACGAGCTCGTCCTTATCAGGGCTCCCTCATCTTCTTTTCTCCTTGCAGGCCGTGCACGCGACCGCTTTGCCCTCGTCGTCGACACGGTGGACGACGAGTACTGCGAACCGGTCAGGCCCGGCGACCTCGTCTGCGTCTCGGCCCCAGAGGGGGGTTCGGTGCGTGCTGCGGCGATGCTTCTTCTCCTTGTCCGCGACCACCACTATCCGGTCGTCGCCCTTCCGAAGGGCCACCCCGGTGTGAAACGCATCCCCATGGTCGTCTCGGCCGCCCCGGAGATCACCCTCTCCTGCGGGATTGTGCGGGGCACCCACCCCGACCAGTGCCTCCTCTGTTCAGGGGCAGACCTTGCGGGTCTTGTCCTCCGGGGTGGGAAGGATTCTGTCACGCTTGAAGGCTTTTCTCCGGGGTGCACGATCTCCTATATATGTGTGAACCGTGCTCTGGTGGATGAATAACAACAAATATAAAGGTAATTTCCATCAAATATGTGTAGGCCGTGAGAGGAGGGTTGGATGAAGAGTGAGGTTTTAAAGAGCATCAAGCAGGCAGAAGAAGAGTATACGTCAATGGTCAGCACCGCTCGGCTTGAGCAGAAGCAGAAGCTTGCGGATGCGAGAGCGGAGGCCGAACACATCGTTGAGAAGGCCGCCGCCGATGCAGAGGCATACAAAAAATCGCGTCTCGCTGATGCCGGGACCACGGCCGCCAGAAAGCGTGCCGACATCCTGAAAAACGGTGAACAGCGGGCAGCGAAGCTCAAAGCGGACAGCCTTGCGAATCTTGATAAGGCGGTCGAGTTGCTCGTCTCGCGTTTCAAGGAGCAGCTGCATGTTTCAGCCTGAACGGATGAGTCGTATCCTGGTTGCAGGATCCAGAGACCAGATGGATACGATCATCCGGGAGCTGTACCACCAGAATGCTTTTCATATTGAAGATTTTGTCGAGAAGGAAGACGAGGCCTACGAGGGTTTCAAGATCGGCATGCCCCTTGCGGAAGCAAGCACGGCGTCTACCGAACTGATCAAGATCCGGTCTATGGAGAATATCTTCGGGATCAGTCCCGACGCTCTCCCGGCGACCAGAAAAGAAAAAACCCCCGCAATGAAGGCCGAAGTCGACCGGAAACTTGCCGCATTCGTCAGGGATGTCGAGGATCTCACTGCACAGCGGTCCAGACTTGAGGCACAGGTGAAGACTATCGAGGGGCGTGTTGCCGCACTCGAACCCTTCGCCGCTGTTCCTCTTGATATGGACCTTTATCACGGCTATGAAGGACTATCCGTCTTTGCAGGATACGTCGAGTCAGACGTCGAGATCCCGGTCCCCCACGAGAAACATTTCGTCCCTGCCGGCAAGGGCGGGCAAAACTTCATTGTCGTCTTTGTCCCTGCACCAGATGCGGACGCGGCTGACCGCGCCCTGCTCGAAGCAAAGTTCCAGTCGGTCCCCATTCCCGAAGGCGCAGGCCCTGTCAAGGACCTGATCTACGATGCCCGGGGAAAAACCGCCGGTCTCAACGAAGAGATCACGAAGATCGCCCGGAACTTTGAGGAAAAGAAGAAAGAATACGGTGAATTCCTCGTTGCATACGACGAATACTTCACGGCCGTCGTGGAGCAAGCGGAGGCCCCGCTGCGGTTTGCAACAACGGAAGACGCCTTTGTGGCAGAAGGCTGGGTGCCGTCGGAGCGGGTCGAGGCGATCAAAGCAGCACTCACCCATGCGACCGCCGGCAAGGTCTATGTCACCGAGCTCGAAACCGGCGACGACCCGCTGGCCGTCCCTGTCGAGTACGACAACCCAAAGTTTTCGCACCCGACCGAGCTCTTTATGGACATCTACGCGCGCCCGCGCTATGACGAGTTCGACCCGACGCTTCTCCTTTCGATCGTCTTCCCGATCTTTTTCGGTCTGATCCTGGGAGATGTCGGCTACGGTGTCGTGCTCCTTGCGATGTCCTATGGCCTGCGGCGTATCTTTACGTCCGATGGCTGGACCCGGTTGCTGGACATCCTGCGGAACGCATCGGCGGTGAGCATCATCTTCGGTGTGCTCTTCAGTGAGTTCTTCGGGACCTCTCTACCCTGGGAACCGATCATCTATTCCAGACACCTGAATATCGGCGGGCATGCGGTCCATCACCCGATGGTTGCCGAACTGCTGATAGTCTCGGTCTGGATCGGTCTGTTGCATATCTCCCTTGGGCGTCTTCTCCATGTGAGAAACCTCAGGCGTGCGATGCACCAGGACGCCCACGTCACGAAGGAGATCCTCGGCCAGTTCGGCTGGCTCTCCACGATGTGGGGTATCGTCATCACAATCTGGTCGATGTTCCCGATCCCGTTGATGTTCGACCTCACCGGTTTTGCACCGGTGGCAATGGGTCTGAACGCCGCGGGCATCTTCGGTGCCGTCCTTATCCTGCTCGGTATCGTCCTGATCGGTCAGGAGTCCCCCCTCGAACTGATGGAGCTCCCGACGATCATCAGTCACGTTCTCTCGTACACCCGTCTGGTTGCGGTCGGTCTCTCGTCGGTCGCGATCGCGATGGTTACAAATTTCATCGCGATCGACCTGATCATCGACCCGCAGCTCGAATCACTCACCATTGTGGGAGTGGTCATTGTCCTGATAGGTCTTGTCGTCCTGCTCCTTGGCCATACGCTCAATATCGCACTCGGCATTCTGGGCGGCGGCCTGCACTCTATCAGGTTGCACTATGTTGAGTTCTTCACCAAGTTCTACAATGGTGGAGGAAAGAAGTACAATCCTTTTGGCATGAAGAGAAAGTTTACGGAGGAATAAACTATGGCAGATCCAGTTGTTGCTGAAATGACTCTCGAAATGATTCAGGCATCGCAGATGGGACTTAAGGCAGTCGGCGCAGGCCTCGCTGTCGGCCTTGCCGGTGTAGGTACCGGTCTTGGTGAGATGGGCATCGGTGCCGCCGCCATGGGCGCGACCGCCGAGAACAAGGACATGTTCGGTCTTGCACTGCTCTTCACCGTTATCCCCGAGACTATCGTCATCTTCGGTCTTGTCGTTGCTCTGCTGCTGCTCTTCTAAACACGAAGTGAACACGGAGTGAATGATGGGACTGGAAGCTGTCGTTGGAGATATCAAGGAAAAAGGCCGGAAAGGGGCAGCGCAGATCCAGGCAGAGACTGATGCAGAGGTCAGGCGCATCCTGAGCGAAGCGCAGGAGCGTGCGGCGTCGATCAAGCAGCAGGCCGAGGAAGAAGTGGAGCGAGACGTCCAGCGTATCATTACCCAGGAAGTCTCGGCCGCAAACCTCTCGGTCAAGCGTGAAGTGCTCAACGCCGAGAAAGACACCCTCTCCAGAGTCCACGAGGCCACGATTGCCCGGATTGGCGATCTGCCTGCAGACTTCCATGCGCAGGCCCTCCGCGCCCTCCTTCCCCTGGCGGCTGAAGCCCTCGGGGGCGGCGTGGTGTACTGCAATGCCCGTGATATCCCAACCGTAAAAGAGGTCCTTGCCGAGAGCAAGGACCTGTCAGGCTTCTCGGTCGGCGAACCCGTCTCCATTGAAGGCGGGATCGTCGTCGAGAGCGCCGACGGCCGGATGAAGATCGATTATACGTACCGCACGTTCCTGGAGACGGTATGGGAGTCAGGGCTCAAGGATGCGTCTGATATCCTGTTCCCCTGAGGAGGATAGGGCATGGCTGACGTAGGGGGTCCTGCCCCATACATTTACGTCTCCACGCGCATGCGTGTGCGCAAGGCAAAGTTGATCCCGCGGGAAGAGTACCTGCGGATGCTCAACATGAGCCTGCCCGAGATCACCAGGTTCATCGGCGAGACCGAGTACAAGAAGGAGATCGACGAACTCGGTTCGTCCTTCTCCGGCATCAACCTCATTGAGGTCGGCCTCTCCTGGAACCTTGCAAAGGAGTATCAGGAGATCCTGAAGATCACCCCGTCCGGACTGATCCGGTTCGTGCAGAGTTACCTGCGCCGGTGGGATATCCAGAATGTCCTGACCATCCTCAGAGGAAAGGTTCAGGGCGTGAAGGCCGGGAAGATCAAGGAAGTCCTCATCCCCGCGGGTGAGCTTGATAAGAACGTCCTCGATCGGCTCCTTGTCGAAGACTCCCCCGAGAGGATCGTGGAGTCTCTCAAGGACCGGCGCCTGGGTTCTGTGCTCTCTGCCGGTCTTCACGAGGCTCTGGAGACAGGCTCTTTTGCGAAGCTCGAGAACGAGCTCTACAAGCAGTTCTATGTCCAGATGATCTCGGACGCGAAGGGCGGCATCAAGGGCGGCAACGTCTTCCTGAACTATATCCAGATGGAGATAGATCTCAGGAACCTGATGAACCTCTTCCGTTTCCGCGCCGCACATGCAGGCGAGGAGATCAGGGATCTGCTCGTCCCGGGCGGCAAGGCCTTCACGGTTGACGAACTGATGCGGATGAGCACGATCGAGAGCCTTGACGAATTCGTCGACGCCGCGAAGAAGAAGACGCGGGACCCCGAACTCGTCGCAGTCTTCGACGAACTCCAGCAGCAGCGTTCGATCCACGAGATCGAGGTCATGCTGACGAAGTTCGAGCTCAAGCAGATGGAAAGGCTCTCCAAGCTCTATGCCTTCTCGGTTCTTCCGATCCTTGCCTACCTTGAGATGAAGAAGTACGAGGTTGCAAACCTCCGTGCCATTGCCCGGGGGAAGGAGTACAACCTGCCGAATGAACGCATTCAGAGTTACCTGGTGATGTAAGAATGGAGATTGCAGTTATCGGAAGCAATGAGTTCGTCATCGGGTTCAGGCTTGCGGGCATTCAGAAGACAATCGCCGCGGAAAGCGACGATGCCCTGAAAAACGCCATCCACAACGTCCTTTCGGACGGGTCGGTGGGCATCCTGGTGCTGAGTGGCAGCGATATGAACAGGCTCCCCCTGCGCCTCCGGAGCCAGCTTGAGGAGTCCGTGAGGCCGACAGTGATAGCGGTCGGTGAGGAAGAGGGAGGCCTCTCCATGCGGGAGAGAATAAAGAGATCGGTCGGTGTTGATCTGTGGAAGTAAAAGCAGCGTCAAAGACAGGCACTTCGACAGGAGTGCTCAAGAGAATTTCAGGCCCGGTCGTCACGGCCGTCGGTCTCGACGCCCACATGTTCGATGTGGTCAAGGTCGGGAACGAGGAGCTGATGGGCGAGGTCATCAAGATCTCGGGTGAGAACGTCATCATCCAGGTCTATGAGGCCACCGACGGCATCCGGCCAGGCGAACCGGTGGTGAACACTGGCATGCCGCTCGCGGTCGAGCTCGGCCCTGGTCTGCTGAAGAGCATCTACGACGGCATTCAGAGGCCGCTCGAAGTGCTCATGGAAAAGATGGGCAGCTTCATTGAGCGCGGTGTGACCGCACCCGGCCTCGACAGAAGCACGAAGTGGGACTTTGTCCCGGTCGTGAAGGCCGGCGACCGCGTCGTGCCCGGTATGGTCATCGGCACGGTCCAGGAGACCACGTCGATCCTCCACAAGATCATGGTCCCGCCCAACATGAAGGGCGGCGTGGTCAAGAGCATCAAGGGCGGGTCTTTCACCGTCGAAGAGACGGTCTGTGTCCTTGAGGACGGCTCAGAGATCCAGCTGATGCAGAAGTGGCCGGTCCGTGTCCCGCGGCCGGTGACCGAGAAGATGAACCCGGACATCCCGCTCGTTACCGGGCAGAGGATTCTCGACGGGCTCTTCCCGATCGCCAAGGGCGGCACCGCCGCAATTCCGGGCCCCTTCGGCTCGGGAAAGACTGTCACCCAGCAGCAGCTTGCAAAGTGGTCTGACGCCCAGATCGTGGTCTACATCGGCTGCGGCGAGCGCGGCAACGAGATGACCGAGGTGCTGACCGAGTTCCCGGAGCTCGAGGACCCGAAGTCGGGCAGGCCGCTGATGGAGCGGACCATCCTGATCGCGAACACCTCGAACATGCCCGTGGCAGCCCGTGAAGCGTCCGTGTACACCGGTATCACCCTTGCCGAGTACTTCCGTGACCAGGGCTACGATGTCTCCCTGATGGCCGACTCCACCTCCCGGTGGGCAGAGGCAATGCGTGAGATCTCCTCCCGGCTCGAAGAGATGCCTGGTGAGGAAGGCTACCCTGCATACCTTGCAGCCCGCCTCTCTGAGTTCTACGAGCGTGCCGGCCGTGTGACGACCCTCAACAACCTTGAAGGCTCGGTCACGGTCATCGGTGCGGTTTCACCACCGGGCGGCGACTTCTCGGAGCCGGTCACCCAGAACACCCTCCGTATCGTGAAGGTCTTCTGGGCACTCGACGCCAAGCTCTCGCAGCGCCGTCACTTCCCCGCGATCAACTGGCTCAACTCGTACTCCCTGTACCTCGACGTCCTGAACGAGTGGTACGACAAGAACATCTCGCCAGAGTGGAACCCCCTCCGCAGATGGGCGATGAATGTCCTGCAGAAGGAGTCTGAACTCCAGGAGATCGTGCAGCTCGTCGGTTCCGACGCCCTCCCCGAGGAGGAGCAGATCACCATCGAGGTCGCCCGTATGCTCCGTGAGATCTTCCTGCAGCAGAACGCCTTCGACGCTGTCGACACCTACTGCTCCCTCGAAAAGCAGCTCGACATCCTCAAGGCGATCCGCGCCTATGCCGACCTCTCCTCCGCGGCCCACGCCGCCGGTGTGATGCCGTCCCAGATCCTCGGCATCAAGGCGAAGAACGACCTGCCGCAGATCAAGTTCGTCCAGGACTACAAGCCTGAACTCGAGCGGATCCTGAAGGCAATGAAGGACGAATTCTCCGGACTGAAGGCGGGAATGGCATGAAGGAATACAGAACGATCAAGCAGATTGCAGGCCCGCTGGTCTTCGTCGAGAAGACCGAGCCGGTCGGCTATAATGAGCTTGTGAACATCGTCCTCTCGGACGGCACCATCAAGCGCGGCCAGGTGCTCGACACCTCCGACGACCTCGTGGTCGTCCAGTGTTTCGAGACCACTGCGGGTATCGGCCGTGACTCCGGCGTCAGGTTCCTTGGCGAGACGATCAAGATGCCGGTCGCAAAGGAGATGCTCGGCCGTATCCTCTCCGGCGGCGGCAAGCCCATCGACGGCGGCCCTGAGATCGTGCCCGAGAAGAGGCTCGACATCACGGGCGCCGCGATCAACCCGTACGCCCGTGCGTCCCCGGCCGATTTCATCCAGACGGGTATCTCGACCATTGACGGCACGAACACTCTTGTGCGCGGCCAGAAGCTCCCGATCTTCTCGGGCGCAGGTCTCCCGCACAATGATGTTGCCCTGCAGATCGCCCGTCAGGCACGGGTGCCGGGCTCCACCGAGGAGTTCGCCGTCGTCTTCGCTGCGATGGGTATCACGAAGGAAGAGGCCAACCACTTCATGGCCGACTTCGAGAGGACCGGCGCCCTTGAGAGGGCCGTCGTCTTCCTGAACCTTGCAGACGACCCGGCCGTCGAGCGTATCATCACCCCGCGTCTTGCACTGACGACCGCGGAGTACCTGGCGTACGAACTCGGTTACCATGTGCTCGTCATTCTCACTGATATGACGAACTACTGCGAGGCCCTCCGTCAGATCGGTGCGGCCCGTGAAGAAGTGCCGGGCCGCCGCGGCTACCCGGGGTACATGTACACCGACCTTGCGTCGATCTACGAGCGTGCCGGCATTATCAAGGGCAAGAAGGGCTCTGTTACCCAGATCCCGATCCTCACGATGCCGGGCGACGATATCACCCACCCGATCCCCGACCTCACCGGGTACATTACCGAGGGTCAGATCGTGGTCTCCCGTGAGCTCCACCGCAAGGGTATCTACCCGCCGATCAACGTCCTCCCGTCCCTGTCCCGTCTGATGAACCTCGGTATCGGGAAGGGCCACACCCGGGAAGACCACAAGAAGGTCTCCGACCAGATGTACGCCGGTTATGCGGAAGGCAACGACCTCCGCGGCCTCGTGGCCATCGTCGGTAAGGAAGCCCTTTCCGAGCGTGACCGCGGCTTCCTGGAGTTCGCCGATCTCTTCGAGGGCAAGTTTGTCAGGCAGGGCCTTGACGAAAACCGGACGATCGAGGACACCCTTGATATCGGCTGGGAACTCCTTGCGACGCTGCCGGTCGAACAGCTGGTGCGGATCGACCGCGATCTGATCCAGAAGTTCCACCCGCTCTATCGCAAGGGTGCGAAAAAGGCAGAGGTGTAAGGTCCGATGGCGCTCAGAGATGTCAAGCCCACGAGGTCAGAGCTGATCAACATCAAGCGGAAGATCAAGCTCTCCGAGCGGGGCTATAACATCCTCAAGATGAAGCGCGACGGGCTGATCCTTGAGTTCTTCAAGGTGCTGAAAGAGGCGAAGGACACCCGGGGCGATCTGCTGCGCAAGTACCAGCACGCCCAGGAGATGATCGCCCTTGCAAACACGGTCGAAGGGACGATAGGGGTGAAGGCTGCGGCGTTCTCCGTTAAGGAGAACCCGGAGATCACCCTCAAGTCCAAGAACATCATGGGAGTCGTCGTCCCCCAGATCGAGGCATCGAAGGTGAGAAAGAGCCTTGTCGAGCGTGGCTACGGTGTGCTCGGGACCCGGTCGGTCATCGACGAGACTGCCGAGGCCTACGAGGAGCTTGTCGAGGCGATCCTCGAGAGCGCCGAGATCGAGACGACGATGAAGCGCCTGCTTGATGAGATCGACCACACCAAGAGGCGTGTAAACGCCCTTGAATTCAAGGTGATCCCTGAACTGAAGGCCGCCGCCGCCTTTATCAAGATGCGGCTCGACGAGATGGAGCGCGAAGAGCTCTTCCGTCTCAAGAAGATCAAGGCAAAGACCGCGGCGAAGGCTGCGGAATCGGCCTGATCCTTTTTTTTGTTCCTGCCCCGGTGACATGCGTCCCTGAAGGCGCGGTCTGTGCTTTTCTTTGCTGACGAATGGGTTCGTGCCGATACGGACGAAAACCAATATCATTTTATCCGCCCAACAGATACGGGGACATAATAATCCCTATGGTGGCAGGTTATCTCATGACAATAGGAACCCTCTCTGAACTCGATCCCTCTGGAAAGACGGTCCTTCTCCGCCTGGACCTGAACTCTCCCATCGACCCGGCTTCGAACCAGATCCTGGACGACAAACGGTTCCGTGAGCACCTGCCCACGATCCGGCATCTGGAGGACTCCAGGGTCGTCATCCTCACCCACCAGAGCAGGCCGGGCAAGAAGGACTTCACGACCCTTCAGGTCCATGCGGAGAAGCTCGGGCACATGCTTGGCCGGCCTGTCGGGTATGTCGACGATATCTTTGGACGAGCGGCGCGGGAGGCGGTCTCCTCCCTCCATGCCGGCGAGGTGCTGATGCTTGAGAATGTCAGGTTCAATGCCGAAGAGAACCTGACTCTGGCACCCGAGGCAGCGAAAGGTACTCATATCGTCCGTAGACTCGCTGCGATGGGCGATGTCTTCGTGAACGATGCCTTTGGCACTGCCCACCGTTCACAGCCGACCGTGGTCGGCCTGCCCATGCTGATGCGGTCGTCGGCCGGTCTCCTGATGGAGCGCGAGGTCTCGAACCTCTCCCGGGTCTTCACCGGGGCGCCGCGGCCGGTGACTTTTGTCCTCGGGGGGACGAAGGTGGACGACTCCATCGCCGTGGCAGAGAACGTGCTTGAGAATGGTATTGCCGACCGTGTCATTGTCATCGGCGTGGTGGCGAATGTCTTTTTGATCGCCGCCGGCTACGACATCGGGAAACCGTCCAAGGATCTTGTCGCCCAGTTGAAGTATACGGCCGAGATCGAGAGGGCGAAGACCATCCTCTCCCGTTTCGGCGACAGGATCCTCTTCCCCGACCAGGTCGCGGTGCGGGAGGCGAATGCCCGCGCCGAGTACCCGGTCGACCGTATCCCGGCCGACGCCCCGGTGATGGACATCGGTTCTGACGCCCTTCAGACTGTCTGCGATGCGATCCGGTCCTCGGGGACGGTCGTACTGAACGGCCCCGCGGGTGTCTTCGAGGACGCCGCCTTTGCCGTCGGCACGTTCGAGATCCTGAGGACTTCGTCGAAGGTGCCCTTCTCCGTCGTCGGCGGCGGGCACACGGCCGCGGTGATCGAGAAGATGGGGCTCGAGTCGGCCTTCACCCATATCTCCACCGGCGGCGGGGCATGCATCGAGTTCCTGACCGGCAAGAAACTCCCCGCGATCGATGCCCTGGAAAGGTCGCAGGGGATCTTCAAATAAAGGGGTGGAGATCACATCCATCTGTTTAATGTCACATTGCCATTATTTTTTATTTCAGTTACATTTTTCAGAGGATAGTATAACCCTATGATCATCCATGTTGGATACTGGGAATACATGCCCATAATAAAATAGAGATCATGTCTCCGAAGCATGTTTTCATAGTATTTTTGATACAATTTCTGCCACAAAATTTCTGTGCTCTGATATCTTGGGCCCCACCTTCTATATGATTCCATTAATTCCCAATCTTCACATTGAATGTCATGAGATTTTTTTGTTTCTTGGCATCCTTCGCACTTAAATTTGTATTTAAATATGTGGGGTATTTTTTCAAATATGGGGATCCTCGATCCGTCGAACATTTCTTGATAATTGTTGGATTTAGGGTAAATTTTCAGTTCATTATTATGATAGAATTCTAGAATCTCTTTTGGCTTGATCATTCCCAATGATGTTTTATCGTCGCGATATGCTTCGTATAATGATTCTATTGATTTGGAAATATGTTGTTGTATAATCTTATGCCGCTCTGTCCAATTTGCTTTTGGATCTGTTAAACTTGTATCTATG contains:
- a CDS encoding ATP synthase subunit B, with the protein product MKEYRTIKQIAGPLVFVEKTEPVGYNELVNIVLSDGTIKRGQVLDTSDDLVVVQCFETTAGIGRDSGVRFLGETIKMPVAKEMLGRILSGGGKPIDGGPEIVPEKRLDITGAAINPYARASPADFIQTGISTIDGTNTLVRGQKLPIFSGAGLPHNDVALQIARQARVPGSTEEFAVVFAAMGITKEEANHFMADFERTGALERAVVFLNLADDPAVERIITPRLALTTAEYLAYELGYHVLVILTDMTNYCEALRQIGAAREEVPGRRGYPGYMYTDLASIYERAGIIKGKKGSVTQIPILTMPGDDITHPIPDLTGYITEGQIVVSRELHRKGIYPPINVLPSLSRLMNLGIGKGHTREDHKKVSDQMYAGYAEGNDLRGLVAIVGKEALSERDRGFLEFADLFEGKFVRQGLDENRTIEDTLDIGWELLATLPVEQLVRIDRDLIQKFHPLYRKGAKKAEV
- a CDS encoding V-type ATP synthase subunit D, which codes for MALRDVKPTRSELINIKRKIKLSERGYNILKMKRDGLILEFFKVLKEAKDTRGDLLRKYQHAQEMIALANTVEGTIGVKAAAFSVKENPEITLKSKNIMGVVVPQIEASKVRKSLVERGYGVLGTRSVIDETAEAYEELVEAILESAEIETTMKRLLDEIDHTKRRVNALEFKVIPELKAAAAFIKMRLDEMEREELFRLKKIKAKTAAKAAESA
- a CDS encoding phosphoglycerate kinase, with product MTIGTLSELDPSGKTVLLRLDLNSPIDPASNQILDDKRFREHLPTIRHLEDSRVVILTHQSRPGKKDFTTLQVHAEKLGHMLGRPVGYVDDIFGRAAREAVSSLHAGEVLMLENVRFNAEENLTLAPEAAKGTHIVRRLAAMGDVFVNDAFGTAHRSQPTVVGLPMLMRSSAGLLMEREVSNLSRVFTGAPRPVTFVLGGTKVDDSIAVAENVLENGIADRVIVIGVVANVFLIAAGYDIGKPSKDLVAQLKYTAEIERAKTILSRFGDRILFPDQVAVREANARAEYPVDRIPADAPVMDIGSDALQTVCDAIRSSGTVVLNGPAGVFEDAAFAVGTFEILRTSSKVPFSVVGGGHTAAVIEKMGLESAFTHISTGGGACIEFLTGKKLPAIDALERSQGIFK